A region from the Pyrinomonadaceae bacterium genome encodes:
- a CDS encoding aldehyde dehydrogenase family protein gives METYRNFINGKWVESASSKSVNNINPANTDDVIGTVKQAAREEARAAVEAAADAFQSWRRTPAPARGKIVAKAARLMEEAKEELAQLLTREEGKTIGESRGELQRSINVAEFCAGESRRMNGETIFSELPSNFVYTVKQPLGVVACVTPWNFPVAIPTWKIAPALVAGNSVVFKPATLTPGTAVRIVQLFEEAGIPPGVLNLILGSGSEAGDEIIGHPAVKAVSFTGSNGVGIRMYEQVSRRGAKCQCEMGGKNPVVILEDADMALAVENTAQGAFGSTGQRCTATSRAVVVNQVADEFVERVTKRAQSMRIGHGNDPQTEMGPSVDESQFKTVLDYINIGREDGATMTCGGEPATGNGLDKGYFVQPTVFDHVTPDMRIAREEIFGPVLSVLRVKDFEEAMQVANDTEFGLSSSIFTNDAARIFRFVDEIETGMTHINSPTTGGEAHVPFGGIKGTGIGDREQGSTALDFYTELKVVYVDYTGQKREGNLY, from the coding sequence ATGGAAACTTATCGCAACTTCATAAACGGGAAGTGGGTCGAGTCCGCTTCATCGAAATCAGTCAACAACATCAATCCGGCAAACACCGACGACGTCATCGGCACCGTTAAGCAGGCGGCCCGCGAAGAAGCCCGCGCTGCCGTCGAAGCCGCCGCCGATGCCTTTCAATCATGGCGCAGGACGCCGGCTCCGGCGCGGGGAAAGATCGTCGCGAAAGCCGCGCGCTTGATGGAAGAAGCGAAGGAAGAACTCGCGCAACTCCTGACTCGCGAAGAAGGTAAGACTATTGGGGAGTCACGCGGCGAGCTCCAGCGCTCGATCAACGTCGCGGAATTCTGCGCCGGCGAATCGCGCCGGATGAATGGCGAAACAATTTTTTCCGAGCTACCGTCCAACTTCGTTTACACAGTTAAGCAGCCATTGGGCGTGGTCGCGTGCGTCACGCCGTGGAATTTTCCGGTGGCAATTCCCACCTGGAAAATTGCGCCGGCACTTGTCGCCGGGAACTCGGTCGTATTCAAACCGGCGACGCTGACACCCGGCACCGCGGTTCGCATCGTGCAGCTATTCGAGGAGGCAGGAATTCCACCGGGCGTTCTGAATCTTATCCTCGGATCAGGCTCGGAAGCCGGCGATGAAATTATCGGACACCCGGCGGTAAAAGCCGTTTCGTTCACCGGCTCGAATGGTGTCGGTATTCGAATGTACGAACAGGTCTCGCGGCGCGGCGCAAAATGCCAGTGCGAGATGGGCGGAAAAAATCCGGTGGTGATTCTTGAAGATGCCGACATGGCTCTGGCCGTTGAGAACACGGCCCAGGGCGCGTTCGGCTCAACCGGTCAGCGTTGCACGGCGACCAGCCGCGCGGTCGTCGTCAATCAAGTCGCCGACGAATTCGTCGAGCGGGTTACGAAACGCGCACAGTCAATGCGCATCGGCCACGGCAATGATCCGCAGACCGAAATGGGACCGAGTGTTGACGAGAGTCAATTCAAGACGGTGCTCGACTACATCAACATCGGGCGTGAAGACGGCGCGACAATGACCTGCGGCGGCGAACCCGCGACCGGCAACGGCCTTGACAAAGGTTATTTCGTGCAGCCGACGGTCTTCGATCACGTCACGCCCGACATGCGCATTGCTCGGGAAGAAATTTTTGGACCGGTCCTGAGCGTGCTGCGCGTCAAAGATTTCGAAGAAGCCATGCAGGTCGCCAACGACACTGAATTCGGCCTCTCTTCGTCGATCTTCACAAATGATGCCGCGCGCATCTTTCGCTTTGTTGATGAGATCGAAACGGGCATGACGCACATCAACTCGCCGACGACGGGCGGCGAAGCTCACGTCCCGTTCGGCGGCATCAAAGGCACGGGCATCGGCGACCGCGAACAGGGATCGACAGCTCTGGACTTCTATACCGAACTGAAAGTAGTTTACGTGGATTACACCGGGCAAAAACGCGAGGGCAACTTGTACTGA
- a CDS encoding long-chain-fatty-acid--CoA ligase encodes MNDSTPSAGQKPVDEPENIAALLADRVQNAPEKVFLFSEADGRQFSYARFAAAVERAAAMLQSHGVAKGDVVSLLMPNSAEYIIAYFACWKLGALAGPVNSLLKDEETQFVMHNSEAKAVLVSSEFRERIENIKGELPHLKSVITFDDEEAATRGCAGLRPAGTPEACAPSDDAIIIYTSGTTGKPKGCLLTHGNLIANARQISDWLSFTENDRLLTIMPLFHMNAVSVTTMSALYGGGSSVISPKFSASKFWNVISDYQITSFGSVATMLSMLLNTYPHGVPAELKTDQLRFAMCGSAPVPAEVMKKFEETFNCPVIEGYGLSESTCRSTFNPPDERRRAGSCGMTIGNEMKVVDEEDREVPDGELGEIVLRGENILKGYFKNAEANERAFRGGWFHTGDVGYRDQEGFFYIVDRKSDMIIRGGENIYPREIDEVLYEHSAVAAAATIGVPDPLYGEEVAAFIVLKNGTEVTEEQVIDYCKSKLADYKCPKTVRFVEDIPKGPTGKLLKRVLVEQFQK; translated from the coding sequence ATGAATGACAGCACGCCAAGCGCCGGGCAAAAGCCCGTCGATGAGCCGGAGAATATTGCCGCGCTGCTCGCCGATCGCGTGCAAAACGCGCCGGAAAAAGTGTTCCTGTTTTCGGAGGCCGACGGACGCCAGTTTAGTTACGCGCGCTTCGCTGCGGCAGTTGAACGGGCGGCCGCGATGCTGCAATCACATGGGGTCGCGAAGGGCGACGTCGTCAGTCTCCTGATGCCGAACAGCGCTGAATACATCATCGCGTACTTCGCGTGTTGGAAGCTCGGCGCGCTCGCCGGCCCGGTAAACTCGCTCTTAAAAGATGAAGAGACGCAGTTTGTGATGCATAACTCTGAGGCAAAAGCGGTGCTCGTCTCTTCCGAGTTTCGCGAGCGAATTGAGAACATCAAAGGGGAGTTGCCCCATTTGAAATCAGTGATCACGTTTGATGATGAAGAAGCGGCAACGCGTGGGTGCGCAGGCCTCAGGCCTGCCGGCACGCCCGAGGCCTGCGCTCCCAGCGACGATGCGATCATCATCTACACGTCAGGCACGACCGGAAAACCGAAAGGCTGTCTGCTGACGCACGGCAACCTGATCGCGAACGCGCGGCAAATCAGTGACTGGTTAAGTTTCACCGAAAACGATCGTCTGCTGACGATCATGCCGCTCTTTCATATGAATGCCGTCTCGGTTACGACCATGTCGGCGCTGTACGGCGGCGGCTCGAGCGTAATCAGTCCAAAATTCTCTGCGTCGAAATTCTGGAATGTGATTTCGGATTACCAAATCACTTCGTTCGGTTCAGTGGCGACGATGCTGTCGATGTTACTGAACACCTATCCCCACGGGGTGCCCGCCGAACTGAAAACGGATCAACTTCGGTTTGCGATGTGCGGCTCAGCGCCGGTGCCCGCCGAAGTGATGAAGAAATTTGAAGAGACTTTTAACTGTCCCGTGATCGAAGGTTATGGCTTGTCTGAATCGACCTGCCGATCAACGTTCAATCCACCTGATGAGCGCCGTCGCGCCGGCTCGTGTGGAATGACAATCGGAAATGAAATGAAAGTCGTTGACGAAGAAGACCGAGAAGTCCCAGACGGGGAACTGGGCGAAATCGTGCTGCGCGGTGAAAACATTCTGAAGGGATACTTCAAGAATGCGGAAGCCAATGAACGCGCCTTTCGGGGTGGCTGGTTTCACACCGGAGACGTTGGCTATCGGGACCAGGAGGGATTCTTCTATATCGTTGATCGCAAATCAGACATGATCATTCGCGGCGGTGAGAACATCTATCCGCGCGAGATTGACGAAGTGCTTTACGAACATTCCGCGGTTGCAGCCGCTGCGACAATCGGCGTGCCCGACCCGCTCTACGGGGAAGAGGTTGCGGCCTTTATCGTGCTTAAGAACGGAACGGAAGTAACCGAAGAGCAAGTGATCGATTACTGCAAATCCAAGCTCGCGGACTATAAATGCCCGAAGACAGTTCGCTTTGTCGAAGACATTCCGAAAGGGCCGACGGGTAAGCTCTTGAAGCGTGTCCTCGTCGAACAATTTCAAAAGTAG
- a CDS encoding FTR1 family protein — protein sequence MRSRSQPTLHHAKDSVVLQSFIIVLREGFESFLLVAVIFSYLKKSGRPQLSPAVYSAIGVGLAISAALGYLLYRMQTGDPELMEQWVGPSVAGFFANEALREGVLGLAAILMVMSLVIYMWRTGANLKERMEHRLGKVSVRPGWMAFAGIFLFTVLMISREGMETALMLLQVRSPRLIWGAALGLIATIGMALAWARFGHLINVRRFFQVTAIFLVLFMIQVGIYTFHEFSEAGVLPNSEAIHTATEKFSPDGLYGQWFSIVMVGVCGLWLLGAWIIDRAQPKKHADIRLTEVREV from the coding sequence TTGCGGTCCCGGTCGCAGCCGACTCTGCATCACGCAAAGGATTCTGTCGTGCTTCAGTCATTCATCATCGTACTTCGCGAAGGGTTCGAGTCATTCCTGCTCGTGGCCGTTATCTTTTCGTATCTGAAAAAATCGGGTCGTCCGCAACTCTCGCCGGCCGTTTACTCGGCCATCGGCGTGGGGCTCGCCATCAGCGCGGCACTCGGTTACCTGCTCTACCGCATGCAGACAGGAGACCCGGAATTAATGGAGCAATGGGTAGGCCCGAGCGTGGCTGGCTTCTTCGCGAACGAAGCGCTGCGTGAAGGAGTGCTCGGACTTGCCGCCATCCTCATGGTGATGTCGCTCGTCATTTACATGTGGAGAACGGGCGCGAACTTGAAAGAGCGAATGGAGCATCGCCTGGGCAAGGTTTCGGTTCGCCCCGGATGGATGGCTTTCGCGGGAATTTTTCTGTTCACCGTGCTGATGATCAGCCGCGAAGGAATGGAAACCGCGCTGATGCTTTTGCAGGTGCGCAGCCCGCGTTTGATTTGGGGAGCGGCGCTCGGATTAATCGCTACGATCGGGATGGCCCTGGCGTGGGCGCGCTTTGGGCATTTGATTAACGTGCGCCGGTTCTTTCAGGTCACCGCCATCTTCCTCGTGCTGTTCATGATTCAGGTTGGTATCTATACCTTCCACGAATTTTCCGAAGCCGGCGTCCTGCCAAACAGCGAAGCAATTCATACGGCGACTGAGAAATTTTCACCCGACGGACTCTACGGCCAGTGGTTTTCCATTGTGATGGTCGGCGTGTGTGGGCTTTGGTTGCTGGGCGCCTGGATTATTGACCGAGCTCAGCCGAAGAAGCATGCCGACATAAGACTTACAGAAGTCAGAGAAGTCTAA
- a CDS encoding DUF4345 family protein: MRKLNTIIYGLFGVLAMVYGFGALIRPQAIVPEAAQFPISHLVREQGALGVFLGLMSVWCIFNEDRRTAVHYFLTLFAFLLAAIHWLDFFNGHLSWKSPLYNTVPFLILLLMAVVNRVAAKI, from the coding sequence GTGCGAAAGCTGAACACCATTATCTACGGGCTCTTTGGGGTGCTCGCGATGGTTTACGGCTTCGGGGCGTTAATCCGTCCGCAAGCCATTGTCCCCGAGGCCGCTCAGTTTCCAATTTCTCATCTCGTTCGAGAGCAGGGAGCCCTAGGAGTTTTTCTGGGTCTGATGTCCGTGTGGTGCATCTTCAACGAAGATCGCCGCACCGCGGTGCATTACTTCCTCACGCTGTTCGCGTTCCTGCTCGCCGCGATTCATTGGTTGGATTTTTTTAACGGACACTTGTCGTGGAAAAGTCCGCTGTACAACACAGTGCCGTTTTTGATCCTGTTGCTGATGGCGGTCGTTAATCGGGTGGCCGCGAAGATCTAA
- a CDS encoding PDZ domain-containing protein has product MPLRRLINLICASAMILSAGVRAQNQTIETDSAGQNESVPSRTALRVTDNSVSTQTPQTVLKQYPAISRTHVAFVFANDVWCAPRAGGVAVPLTDAPGMKNNVLFSPDGKSVAFGGNLEGNFEIYTMPIAGGAPTRVTHLPTGEAVTQWTPDGKLLFYTNSLSFVNLAMQLFTVPATGGLPKRLAVPYGAEAAISADGEMVAYTPNWPNTLNDNWKHYRGGMALDIWLFNLRTNESRQVTNWEGTDTKPMWRGDVLYYVSDAGPESRLNIWEYNIKTGARSQVTRFDEYDVRNPSIGPGQNDQGEIVFQYGPELYLLDLGTRQSRVLEVRISEEQRRVKPANVDASKLLNGGSISPHGDRVAVSARGDVWVVPVANGSPRNLTATSGAFERDPVWSPDGKSIAYFSDATGEYELYAISADGSSGPRQLSRTGLGFKSNPVWSPDSNRIAFTDYTNTIFIHTIASNETRRVDMDEWGSEPQVNWSPDSSWLVYNKLGEKPLRSIWLYDVDRRSTHQVTKGAFDDNTPRFDRAGNYLFFLSTRNYSGPTFSFAMRQFIYPNEDTLVAVPLRKTIPSPLLPDRANNQSSGNPLIDLEGIEARAIKLPIEGWGLDGMAIRSEGNPLYIQIKVGSTRALKTFDLKTQKETVVAEGASSFKLAQDGRHALVFTGGTVSVADTASNPISLKQVSLAGMNVEIDRRAEWRQIFNDHWRLIRDYFYDEKMHGIDWPLMRRRYLAMVDASMTREDVNFVLSEMIGELSVSHAYGGGGDVEQTPRVSPGMLAADFELDRGAYRITRIHEGAAWDTNTRGPLSQPGIMIKPGDYLLAVNSKPVDTAKDPWAALVGMGGTDTTLTISDKPVMDSTARHVVVKPSPAEISFRYQSWIEANRSYIARKTGGRVGYMHLPAFDAIGLNSFVTQYYSQTDKEALIIDIRWSHGGWLPDMLNKLMDPRVFSYLGGRFSKDRAFPARVHRGPKCVLASGMSVSAGENFAYIFRKFGVGKIIGTRTGGLFVGLNGNPSLLDGGYFNIPNAPFYEEDGTWLIEGHGLDPDITVINDPSKLVAGVEPQLDAAIKQMMDELKTKPFTKAPKPAPRDRRRGIVSQPEK; this is encoded by the coding sequence ATGCCTTTAAGAAGACTCATCAACCTGATTTGCGCCTCCGCTATGATCTTGTCAGCCGGCGTCCGGGCTCAAAACCAAACAATTGAAACTGATTCAGCTGGCCAAAACGAGTCGGTTCCCTCCCGAACTGCGTTGAGGGTCACCGACAACTCCGTTTCCACTCAGACTCCGCAGACAGTGCTGAAACAGTATCCAGCGATCAGCCGCACTCATGTCGCGTTCGTCTTCGCGAATGATGTCTGGTGCGCGCCCAGGGCAGGCGGTGTCGCAGTTCCGCTGACCGACGCTCCCGGAATGAAAAACAATGTGCTGTTCAGCCCGGACGGAAAAAGCGTTGCCTTCGGTGGCAACCTGGAGGGCAATTTTGAGATTTACACCATGCCCATTGCCGGCGGCGCCCCGACCAGAGTCACGCACCTGCCCACGGGAGAAGCGGTAACCCAGTGGACTCCCGACGGAAAACTTCTCTTTTACACGAACAGTCTTTCGTTCGTTAACCTTGCGATGCAGTTGTTTACCGTGCCCGCCACCGGCGGATTACCTAAGCGGCTGGCCGTGCCCTACGGAGCCGAAGCCGCGATCAGCGCTGATGGTGAAATGGTGGCTTACACGCCTAACTGGCCGAACACTCTGAACGACAACTGGAAACACTATCGCGGCGGCATGGCCCTCGATATCTGGTTGTTCAATCTGCGAACAAACGAATCGCGCCAAGTCACAAATTGGGAAGGTACCGATACGAAGCCCATGTGGCGCGGGGACGTCCTCTATTATGTCTCCGATGCCGGGCCGGAAAGCCGCCTGAATATCTGGGAATACAACATCAAGACAGGCGCGCGAAGTCAGGTCACGCGTTTTGACGAATACGACGTCAGGAATCCTTCAATCGGCCCGGGTCAAAACGATCAAGGCGAAATAGTTTTCCAGTATGGCCCTGAGCTTTATCTCCTGGACCTCGGCACGCGCCAATCACGTGTATTGGAAGTCCGGATTTCTGAAGAGCAGCGTCGGGTCAAGCCGGCGAATGTAGATGCGAGCAAACTCCTCAATGGCGGCAGCATCTCTCCCCACGGCGATCGGGTGGCCGTGAGTGCGCGTGGTGATGTTTGGGTCGTCCCCGTGGCGAACGGTTCGCCACGCAATCTGACGGCGACAAGTGGCGCGTTTGAACGCGACCCGGTGTGGAGTCCCGATGGAAAATCGATAGCTTATTTCTCTGACGCTACCGGGGAATACGAACTCTACGCCATCAGCGCGGACGGATCTTCAGGCCCACGCCAACTGTCACGAACCGGTTTAGGGTTCAAGTCGAATCCAGTTTGGTCGCCGGATTCGAACCGCATCGCATTTACCGATTACACCAACACGATCTTTATTCATACGATTGCCAGCAATGAAACCCGCCGAGTTGACATGGACGAATGGGGCTCCGAACCGCAGGTCAACTGGTCTCCCGACTCGTCCTGGCTGGTCTATAACAAGCTGGGTGAAAAGCCGCTTCGCTCGATTTGGCTCTACGACGTCGACCGGCGCTCGACACATCAGGTCACTAAAGGGGCCTTCGACGACAACACCCCTAGGTTCGACCGGGCGGGCAACTATCTCTTCTTCTTAAGCACGCGGAATTACTCTGGGCCGACCTTCAGCTTCGCAATGCGTCAGTTCATCTATCCGAATGAAGATACTCTGGTTGCAGTTCCGCTTCGAAAGACGATTCCTTCGCCCCTCCTCCCTGACCGCGCAAACAATCAATCTTCTGGGAACCCGCTCATTGACCTTGAAGGAATTGAAGCACGCGCCATCAAGTTACCCATCGAAGGCTGGGGCCTGGACGGTATGGCGATTAGGAGTGAGGGAAATCCGCTCTACATCCAGATTAAGGTCGGGTCCACGCGCGCGCTTAAGACATTCGATTTGAAAACGCAGAAAGAGACAGTGGTCGCAGAAGGGGCCAGCAGTTTCAAGTTGGCGCAGGATGGCCGTCACGCTCTGGTTTTCACGGGCGGAACCGTGAGCGTCGCCGACACTGCTTCGAATCCGATATCGCTCAAACAAGTTTCTCTTGCCGGAATGAACGTCGAGATCGACCGCCGCGCCGAATGGCGACAGATATTCAACGATCATTGGCGACTGATTCGCGACTACTTCTACGACGAGAAGATGCACGGGATCGACTGGCCGCTGATGCGCCGGCGATATTTGGCCATGGTGGATGCCTCCATGACGCGCGAAGACGTTAACTTCGTGCTGAGCGAGATGATTGGCGAACTAAGTGTCAGTCACGCCTACGGCGGTGGCGGCGATGTAGAACAAACGCCGAGAGTTTCGCCGGGCATGCTGGCGGCGGATTTCGAGCTTGATCGCGGCGCGTACAGAATTACCAGGATTCACGAAGGCGCGGCCTGGGACACAAACACACGCGGACCACTTAGCCAACCGGGCATCATGATCAAGCCTGGGGATTACTTGCTGGCCGTTAACAGTAAGCCGGTCGATACGGCGAAAGATCCCTGGGCAGCCCTTGTCGGAATGGGTGGCACTGACACGACGCTGACGATAAGTGATAAGCCGGTAATGGATTCGACCGCGAGACACGTGGTCGTAAAACCCTCGCCGGCCGAAATTTCGTTTCGCTATCAGTCCTGGATCGAAGCGAATCGCTCGTACATCGCAAGAAAGACCGGCGGTCGTGTTGGGTACATGCATCTGCCCGCTTTCGACGCGATTGGATTGAATTCGTTTGTCACCCAGTACTATTCACAGACCGATAAAGAAGCGTTGATCATCGATATTCGATGGAGCCACGGAGGCTGGCTGCCCGACATGCTTAACAAACTAATGGATCCGCGCGTCTTCAGTTACCTGGGAGGCCGCTTCAGTAAGGATCGCGCATTTCCGGCTCGCGTCCACCGCGGTCCAAAGTGCGTGCTGGCGAGCGGCATGTCGGTGTCAGCCGGGGAGAATTTTGCGTACATCTTTCGCAAGTTCGGCGTCGGGAAAATCATTGGTACCAGAACCGGAGGACTTTTCGTCGGTCTGAATGGAAACCCGAGCCTGCTCGATGGCGGCTACTTCAACATTCCAAACGCTCCATTTTATGAAGAGGACGGTACCTGGCTGATCGAAGGCCACGGCCTGGACCCTGATATTACCGTCATTAACGACCCATCGAAATTGGTCGCGGGAGTTGAACCGCAATTGGACGCCGCGATCAAACAGATGATGGATGAACTCAAAACGAAGCCGTTCACTAAAGCGCCCAAACCGGCGCCACGCGATCGACGACGTGGGATTGTGAGTCAGCCAGAAAAGTAG
- a CDS encoding helix-turn-helix transcriptional regulator, translating to MDSSRQAADHFGVQRCFELPAVTLAVVNIDDDLGTRVGWHYHENPHLTFILRGAVIEGTKQQVYQCSPGELLFHGAFEPHYNAKLAGCARCLHVDFHQDYLKTIGATSSKLDGIFSIRNPQAKVACYRLFSEAVISDDLSATSVQSLSLEILGQLLFNDRRERFARPTWVKRLEEILSFDYAEKLSLEKLSRELAVHPVHLSRSFSRYFHCTLGEYVRNIRVERSLELMPRRNLTLTEIATTCGFADQSHFTRSFKQIMGVSPSTYRRLLAG from the coding sequence ATGGATTCATCACGGCAAGCCGCTGATCATTTCGGAGTACAGAGATGTTTCGAACTCCCCGCGGTCACTCTCGCAGTCGTTAACATAGACGACGACTTGGGAACGCGGGTCGGCTGGCACTATCACGAGAATCCTCACCTGACCTTCATCTTGCGCGGAGCCGTGATCGAAGGCACGAAGCAACAGGTCTACCAGTGTTCCCCGGGTGAGCTACTTTTTCATGGCGCTTTCGAGCCGCACTACAACGCGAAGTTAGCCGGATGCGCCCGCTGTCTGCATGTCGATTTTCATCAGGACTATCTGAAGACCATCGGCGCGACCAGCAGCAAACTGGACGGCATCTTCAGCATTCGGAATCCACAGGCCAAAGTTGCCTGCTATAGACTTTTTAGCGAAGCTGTCATTTCGGACGATCTTTCCGCTACCTCAGTGCAAAGCCTGTCGTTAGAGATTCTCGGGCAATTACTTTTCAACGACCGCAGGGAACGGTTCGCGCGACCAACGTGGGTCAAAAGGTTGGAAGAGATTCTGAGCTTCGACTACGCGGAAAAACTTTCGCTCGAGAAGCTGTCACGTGAGCTGGCAGTTCATCCCGTGCATCTCTCGAGAAGTTTCTCTCGCTATTTCCACTGCACGCTTGGTGAGTATGTGCGGAACATTCGCGTCGAACGTTCACTCGAACTGATGCCGCGCAGAAATTTGACGCTCACGGAAATCGCGACGACTTGCGGCTTCGCAGATCAGAGCCATTTCACGCGGTCTTTCAAACAGATCATGGGCGTCAGCCCATCAACCTACCGAAGACTCCTCGCCGGCTAA
- a CDS encoding winged helix-turn-helix domain-containing protein: MGKETHLYEFGPFRLDPAKRRLLRNGDLIPLTPKAFDTLLVLVQQSGTTIEKDDLMERVWPDAVVEENNLNQNISALRKSLGDSRQESHYIATIPGLGYRFVADVREVDAGAGGAVKVETAPQIPTVDHSLVPVTDAREVTPSESAGVTASSSTVPVPATKATRRRALRLALFIAVPLLLAAAVYFMFFRTRGTPARTATSSIAVLPLKPISTGRRDELYEIGIADSLIHRLSSIKGFVVRPLNATRKYADINQDPVAAGKEQQVDYVLASNYQLADGKIRITSQLFNVATGQIEDTYKSEKDARNVFAMQDAIAGDVGNFLQARFATTSSSEAAKRGTSNQEAYLLYMQGMYLIDKESAADSKRAIELFDAALSLDSNYAKAWAGKARAHCAYAHNGGSSPDAQFAQAKPAIQRAFELDANLGEAYGVLGIIRADYDWDFSDSEKHFVRAIQIDPNADVVHRWYANRLAGWGRADEAIARIKTAVDINPNSLFHQIHYGRTLYFARRYDEAITQMQRVIEMDSNRPAAYSTLWRSYHMKGDQPRAYESFMTFQRLIGTKAEVLRSYESSFAKSGWQSVLLRYFEVLKVEGGVSSAYSKAVLSAMLNQRDQSFRYLNEAVENRSLAISQLNGDPGLDSLRDDPRFAELVRRVESK; the protein is encoded by the coding sequence TTGGGCAAAGAAACGCACTTATACGAATTCGGTCCGTTCCGGCTCGACCCCGCAAAGCGCCGTCTGCTGCGCAATGGTGACTTGATTCCGCTTACACCAAAGGCTTTCGACACACTTCTAGTACTTGTCCAGCAGAGCGGGACTACCATTGAGAAGGACGACTTGATGGAAAGGGTCTGGCCCGACGCGGTGGTCGAGGAAAATAACCTCAACCAAAATATTAGCGCCTTAAGAAAGTCTCTTGGCGATAGCCGTCAGGAGAGTCACTACATCGCCACCATTCCCGGGCTCGGGTATCGCTTCGTCGCGGACGTGAGAGAAGTAGACGCCGGTGCGGGCGGCGCTGTGAAAGTCGAAACGGCACCGCAGATTCCGACAGTTGATCATTCATTAGTGCCCGTCACCGACGCACGCGAAGTAACTCCTTCTGAATCCGCCGGTGTAACGGCGTCGTCGAGCACGGTTCCAGTGCCGGCAACAAAGGCCACACGACGCCGGGCATTGCGCCTGGCTCTCTTCATAGCTGTGCCTTTGCTTCTGGCCGCCGCCGTGTACTTCATGTTCTTTCGAACACGAGGTACGCCCGCGCGGACAGCCACCAGCTCAATCGCGGTTCTCCCGTTAAAACCGATCAGCACGGGCCGCCGCGACGAGCTTTACGAAATCGGGATTGCGGATTCCCTGATTCACCGGCTCAGTTCAATAAAAGGATTCGTGGTGCGGCCCTTGAACGCGACGCGCAAATACGCGGATATCAATCAAGACCCGGTTGCGGCCGGTAAAGAGCAGCAAGTCGATTATGTTCTCGCCTCCAATTACCAATTGGCTGACGGAAAAATCCGGATTACGTCGCAGCTCTTCAACGTTGCCACCGGGCAGATCGAAGATACGTATAAAAGCGAAAAAGACGCGCGCAACGTTTTCGCGATGCAGGACGCAATTGCAGGCGACGTTGGAAATTTCTTGCAAGCGCGGTTCGCAACTACCTCGAGTAGCGAAGCGGCAAAGCGCGGAACCAGCAATCAAGAAGCTTATCTGCTTTATATGCAAGGAATGTATTTGATAGACAAAGAAAGCGCCGCCGATTCAAAACGCGCAATCGAACTTTTTGACGCGGCCCTGTCACTTGATTCGAATTATGCCAAAGCCTGGGCCGGCAAGGCTCGCGCTCATTGCGCTTACGCGCATAACGGCGGCAGTTCGCCGGATGCTCAGTTTGCCCAAGCCAAGCCTGCGATTCAGAGGGCCTTTGAGCTCGACGCGAATCTTGGTGAGGCTTACGGCGTGCTCGGCATCATTAGAGCTGACTATGATTGGGATTTTTCGGACAGTGAAAAGCACTTCGTTCGAGCAATTCAGATCGATCCGAATGCAGATGTCGTTCATCGGTGGTATGCCAATCGTTTAGCCGGATGGGGACGCGCGGATGAAGCGATTGCCAGAATCAAGACTGCCGTTGACATTAATCCCAATTCCCTTTTTCATCAGATTCACTACGGGCGAACTCTGTACTTCGCCCGCCGCTACGATGAGGCAATAACCCAGATGCAGCGCGTAATCGAAATGGATTCAAACCGTCCCGCGGCCTACAGCACTCTCTGGCGTTCGTATCACATGAAAGGTGATCAACCGCGCGCTTACGAATCTTTTATGACCTTTCAGCGGTTGATCGGAACGAAAGCCGAAGTGCTTAGAAGCTACGAAAGCTCATTTGCAAAGAGTGGCTGGCAAAGCGTTCTACTCAGGTACTTCGAAGTTCTCAAAGTTGAAGGTGGCGTCTCCAGCGCCTACAGTAAGGCGGTTTTGTCAGCGATGTTGAATCAGCGCGACCAGTCATTCCGCTATTTAAATGAAGCCGTGGAGAATCGTTCGTTAGCGATTTCTCAACTCAACGGCGACCCGGGTCTCGATTCATTACGCGACGATCCGCGCTTTGCCGAATTGGTCAGGCGGGTTGAATCGAAGTGA
- a CDS encoding gamma-glutamylcyclotransferase family protein, translating into MQKTLMHVWVFFYGLFMSPGVLSEHGVTPGRIVPARLNGYELSIRPRGNVMRSERSCVYGVMTEVTHEDLAKLYSDLDELFDLKYFPEPVLAEAFDGTVRPVLCYIAPHMDDALATKEYVDELAEAVRAAGLPEWYAELVESFGPKE; encoded by the coding sequence ATGCAAAAGACATTGATGCACGTTTGGGTCTTCTTCTATGGCTTGTTCATGAGCCCTGGCGTATTGAGCGAGCACGGCGTAACGCCGGGCCGCATCGTCCCGGCGAGGCTGAACGGTTATGAGCTTTCCATTCGTCCCCGTGGAAACGTCATGCGCTCCGAGCGCTCTTGTGTTTACGGTGTAATGACCGAAGTCACTCATGAAGATCTCGCCAAACTTTATTCGGACCTCGATGAACTCTTTGATCTGAAGTACTTTCCCGAACCCGTGCTGGCCGAGGCGTTCGACGGCACAGTGAGGCCGGTGCTTTGCTATATCGCACCTCACATGGACGACGCGTTGGCGACGAAAGAATATGTCGACGAACTAGCAGAGGCGGTCAGAGCTGCCGGCCTTCCCGAATGGTACGCGGAACTCGTGGAGTCGTTTGGACCAAAAGAGTGA